Genomic window (Arachis hypogaea cultivar Tifrunner chromosome 13, arahy.Tifrunner.gnm2.J5K5, whole genome shotgun sequence):
CTTCACGCGCTTGCTTTGAAGCTAGGACTGTGCTCTGATTCTTTTGTGGGAAATGCGCTTATTGTTATGTATGATAAGTGTGGGTTTGTAGAGAGTGCGTTCAAGGTATTTGAGAAAATGTCTCGAAGAAACTTGGTTTCGTGGAACTCGATTATGCTTATGTTCTCGGAGaatagactttttggtgagatTTGTGGTCTGTTTAAGGAGGTTTTGTTGAATGGTGGTAGTGATGAAGGTTCGGTTCCTGGTATTACTACTATGGTCACAATGGTTCCTATGGTGGCTGCAATGAGTGAAGTGAATTTGGGGATGCTGCTTCATGGTTTGGCTTTGAAATTGAGTTTTTGAAATTGGGACACTTACCGAAGAGTTGAAAGAAtatttagagagagaaagagatagagagaaagagagagagaaagagagaaagagagtgagTGAGAGAGGATGATGGTGGTAGTGATGGAGACAATTTGGGATTTTTGAATAGTTTTTTAAGGTTTGGATATTTCCATCACACAGAACCCATTTTTTTATGGATACAATGGTCGTTTTCTTATTTGATGGGTACATTTGTTAGTGTTCGTATCTTTTATAGGTACATATGGTAGTTTATTCATTCTTTGTTATTAAACTTATGCTAATGTTAGACCTTCAAGCAACCATCTTGGTGACTGTTTTCATTTGTTACGTTATAAGTGACGAAAGATACATAAAAAACTTTGTCAGAGTGAAAAAATGAAAACGAAATGAAGATgcaattttatctttaaaaaatgtTTGAGATTTAAAAGATgagtttaaaactaaaattaatgaTAGGGACGATTTTCAACATAAAAAAATGTTAGAGACAATTTTGATTTTCAGCCAAAATCATAAGGACTAAAATAATACTCAATCTTtaggataagtattgttttggtcccaaAGATTTATGCAAAATCAAAATTATACTTAACCAATTTTTTGGTTCAAAATGACTCTAACGTTATATTTAGTATTAAAATCATCTTTTGACAAATTTACCCTTAATAAAATTTGACAATAACTCTTCATAAAAGCACCAATCAAGCAAGACTAATAACACCCACGTATAAAGACTGTACTTTGCTAGAGTTTTTCACTTTTCATGTAAATGAAGGCCTTAGTTGTTGCCGCCTACTTGGCTTTGCCTAGTCCTtcttgttcatcttgatcttgtTCTAATAGGTTTCTCATCCGTCTTGTTAGTTTCAAGAAGCTCCTCTATGAGATACGCTACTACTGCTTCTTCATCATTGCAAGTCATCTTTAATTGAATTCTTACTTTCCAAATTTTAATAGTTTTATCTTGAGACTCTACTTCTTCTCTTTCATTGCTATGGTCTCACCCTACTCACTTTTCATTTTAGTGAGAAATTgtgttgtttctttttgtttttactgATATTTTTTATATGGCTCTCTTTTTCTAGAACTATTTGTCTTTGCTCTTTTTCATTAAGCATTTTTTAGCATCAATTTCTACTCTTAATCTTCTTCTAGGTCTTGATGATTTGCATTCCTTTTTTTTCATCTGTGGCACTAGGACATATTGCAACCCTACTCTTGACTTTTTGTTGCCCTTACTCGTCTTATTATGGAGGCGCTCATTTTTAGTAACTTTTTAAAAGTTCGGTGGATATAGAGGAGTAGACACTAATTCATCATCATCCACTTTATGAGTTACTACAACTCGTTCCACTTTATTTTAAATCATTCTTTGGCTTGGGCAACCAACCAAGCCCAATTGAATTTTTTGTATCACTTCATCTGTATATTTATCATCTTCTATGTATTTAGTTGAGATTGAACTATCAATACTATTTCTTAGTTTCATGTCTTGTATATCTAGAAGTTCACCCATATCATTTTCCATTGCTTCTCCTCGAGGCCAAGACTACCAACAAATCATAAATTGCACCCACGTCATTTACTATGTTGTTCCCCTTTTCCCTTCCCATCATTGTCTATCTTCTCTAACCCTTTGTGTTTGGCTTTGCTACCCATAGGTATCTCATTTTCATATCCGTTCatccttcttctattttttactCTCACAATGTTGCCACCATCAACCCGAAAATTGTCATACCTCTTCTCAACAAAGATCTCATATTTTGCTTCATTTACTTCCAACTGAACTTTATCTTGTATATCAACACCCATGTAGTTTCCGCCATGACATGTATCAAATTGAAGCTTTGACCTTGAAAGGAATTTTTGTCTCATTTCATAATAGCACCCCAGACCTCTACAATATTACAAAAATTTCTCCTCACTCCTTGTTTTATAAGATTCATCCTCAGACCATCTCTTTATTTCTCCGAAATAATACAACAGGAAAGAAGATTGGAGAGTCTCCTGCATATTTTCAATTGAATTGTAAACAAAGACCATTTTAAATGGGTCCATGGATATTCTTTTAATAGTTTCCAACATCACATGCTCCCTTCTTCGTACTTCTCAACCACTTTATAATCATTTTTTTTCATAATCAGAACCTATAAGGACATGTTTGAAAGATCTATCATAACTTGTATATCTTGTCTCCTTCTTTCTTTGAGTATTTTGTTGCTCTTTCATGTGGTAACTACTAGGATTGATCCTATAACTAGCTTTCTTATTAACATCTCTCTCGTATTTAGCTACTGACACTGAAAAAAATGTTATGCCATAAActgttcaagctgtgatgttgatggtttgatgaactagaagggattaagagagggagagaaataagttcttctcattgttggagagaatgaaaatcaccttagaaaatatttgttgagttattacaccttatatactatgtactttttatgtactctcactaaaaaaataattacaatggtaaacctattattgataaaaaaataatctaggtaacacccTTCCGCAAGCTAGAAGTGTGTAAATCTAACAATCCTAGCTTGGAAACATTAGCAAGAAAAGGACCCGGTGGCAGAGCTTTGGtaagaaaatcagcaagttgATCCTTGGAACGAACTGGTATAAAATGAATGAGACCAGACAAATGCTTGTCCCTAAATGGATTTAAGAAGGGTCAAGGGTTCGTTAAAGCACATACAATGGAAGCTACGGATATGTTCGTGAAGGTTCCAGGGCCCGAAGAACCAATTCTCCGTTTCAAAGTCTTAGACACCACAACCGTTGGGTGGGTAAGATTAGTCCTTTCCCACATACGTGGGTTCCTGTGCGACTGATGGTTCCGATGCTGTTAAATCAAGATGAGGAAGACGCCGTTATTATACATGATCTAGAACGTCGCTTGCGTGCAGACGCCCTTCTTAGCAGAAAACTATATTTCACCTATctacgctcaccgcaccatgaagAAAATGTCATGCCCTAAActgttcaagctgtgatgttgatggttcGATGAACCAAAAGGGATTAAGAGAGGGAGAAAAATAAGTTCTTCTCCATGTTGGAGAGAATGAAAATCAccttagaaaatatttgttgagttattacaccttatatactatgtactttttatgtactctcactaaaaaataattacaatggtaaacctattattgataaagaaataatctaggtaatACCCTCCCGCAAGCTAGAAGTGTGTAAATCTAACAATCCTAGCTTGGAAACATTAGCAAGAAAAGGAGCCGGTGGCAGAGCTTTGGtaagaaaatcagcaagttgATCCTTGGAACGAACTGGTATAAGATGAATGAGACTAGACAAATGCTTGTCCCCCAAACGGATTCAAGAAGGGTAAAGGATTCGTTAAGGCACATACAATGGAAGCTATGTTCGTGAAGGTTCCAGGGCCCGAGGAACCAATTCTCCGTTTCAAAGTCTTAGACACCACAACCGTTGGGTGGGTAAGATTAGTCATTTCCCACATACGTGGGGTTCCTGTGCGACTGATGGTTCCGATGCTGTTAAATCAAGATGAGGAAGACGTCGTTATTATACATGATCTAGAACGTCGCTTGCTTGCAGACGCCCTTCTTAGCAGAAAACTATACTTCACCTATctacgctcaccgcaccatgaagAAAATGTCATGCCCTAAActgttcaagctgtgatgttgatggttcGATGAACCAGAAGGgattaagagagggagagaaataaGTTCTTCTCCATGTTGGAGAGAATGAAAATCAccttagaaaatatttgttgagttattacaccttatatactatgtactttttatgtactctcactaaaaaaataattacaatggtaaacctattattgataaaaaaataatctaggtaacacccTTCCGCAAGCTAGAAGTGTGTAAATCTAACAATCCTAGCTTGGAAACATTAGCAAGAAAAGGACCCGGTGGCAGAGCTTTGGtaagaaaatcagcaagttgATCCTTGGAACGAACTGGTATAAAATGAATGAGACCAGACAAATGCTTGTCCCTAAACGGATTCAAGAAGGGTCAAGGGTTCGTTAAAGCACATACAATGGAAGCTACGGATATGTTCGTGAAGGTTCCAGGGCCCGAAGAACCAATTCTCCGTTTCAAAGTCTTAGACACCACAACCGTTGGGTGGGTAAGATTAGTCCTTTCCCACATACGTGGGGTTCCTGTGCGACTGATGGTTCCGATGCTGTTAAATCAAGATGAGAAAGACGCCGTTATTATACATGATCTAGAACGTCGCTTGCGTGCAGACGCCCTTCTTAGTAGAAAACTATACTTCACCTATctacgctcaccgcaccatgaagAAAATGTCATGCCCTAAActgttcaagctgtgatgttgatggtttgatgaaccaGAAGGGATTAAGAGAGGAAGAGAAATAAGTTCTTCTCAATGGAGAGAATGAAAATCACCTTAGAAAATATTTGTtaagttattacaccttatatactatgtactttttatgtactctcactaaaaaaataattacaatggtaaacctattattgataaagaaataatctaggtaagAGACACTAATAGTTATACTCTATTTATTTCCCAGCCTTCAAGGTTATAAACTACCCTATGTGTATGGTTCTTGAAGGTATATTTAACAAAAGCAAATTCATGAGGAGTGCTCAACTGTTTCTTTTTCGATAAAAAGACAACAACATCTTGTCTCTCCTTGATAAATACTTCCCATACCCATTGAAGATTCACCAATTGTGGAATATTATCCACAAATACTATAAAGGATCTTTGctttaatattctaaaattttcaCTTGCCTTTTGGTTTCGAAAAAGTTCTGTGTTCGCTCCCTGCTTCTTTGCCAAAGATTCTCTCAAATGGAGCTGATCTTGTTGGATACTTGAGATACATTTACTCTCCAAATATTACAAATAAATGGTCTAATATATGATCAAGGTATAATATCTACTTTTAATCTTTATACCTCTTAGACAATCATTGACTTGAGCGTCATAGTTTTTTGTAGGTACATTGCCACCGCGTTGAGACACTAACCAGGATCAAGGAGATCCACAGTCTCGTGTCTCAATCCTAAAAATTAATGTTCTATGACTCCGAGAGGTAATTCTAATCTTACTTAAAAATTGTGTCAACATGTTCTCCATCATACAAAAACCAGAAGAGTCTCAACAAAAAGATCATATAGATTGTTTCAGCACGAACCACCTTCAAATAGATTACCTACAATCCTAGACAATCCTAATAACCCTCATAAAAGGGTTATGGAAATAGACTCATTTCAAAAGGAGTTTAACTAAAAAAACAATATCAAGATCCAAAACTATGTGTATGACTACCTATGACCATAAGAGGAAAATCCAACCTCATTGAAGCCAAGAAGTAGGAGACACTCAACATCCAAATCGCTCTTAGGTTATGTTTGTTTGAGAGAAAatgagaaggaaagaaaagggaggaaaaaaaattagaagaaaaataattatttttcattgtttggttgagaagagaaattaaagaaaaaaagttgAATGGTGTAAAAAAGTGGATGAGacataccaattttttttttcaatttttttaatatattttataatacaagaatgaaattgtctttttataacatttctttccttcttatttttctttcatccaaacacatctaaaaaaaataaaaatccactcaatttctttctttcCAACCAAACATAGTCTTAGAGAGCTAGATAACAAATCCCCTCCCAGCTAGTACCTTTCTTGCTCCCAAGCTTATCTGACGATCCCTTACCAACACCAAACCCCCCACCGCCATGATTTTAGTTGGGATATTGAGCACCATGTTCCTCCAATTTATTAATGCTCTAGGATTAACACATTGAGAAAAAGTATCATAATGATGAACTCATAAGTGTTTATGAGGAAAAAGTCGCACCTAATGACCACATCACTTTGTTCATCGCCATCAAAACATTCTGATACCCAATCCTTTAAGATGAAGTGGTAAATCATACACTTCGACTTGGCCTGCAATGTCACCAAAGGAAAAACAAAACCTAAATTAGATCCAGGGAATCCCAGTGGTGCTACTATTGAAGAAGTACATCACATatcaaaaaatcatgaaaattgtcAAAAGAGAAAAGGTTGTACAAGAAAAGTACCATAATGTCATCCTCCTTGCTAAATGTAAAAGCCTTCAAATATTCATTTATGTCGATCTAATGGATCCATAAATCCCCAAGCGAAAGAGGTATGCATGCCCAGATCAAAGCAGCCAAACTAGTCAAAGGCTTTTTTGAGGCACAACTGAGGTTGAAGTCATTCCTTTACTCCAAAACATCATGGACCTATCCTAAACAATCACAAATGCATTGATAATTAATAACTTCAACTCTGTGAAACTACTCTCCACTGTATTGAGGAACAAACCAATTGCCAGAAGTAAAAATGACAAAATCAAAAAAGATAACTGAAATGATAATACAAATTTAGAGTATCTTCAAGCCAAGGTTCATCAGAAAAACAAACACCCAACTTGGTTGAGTATCACAGTCAAAATGCCTAACCAATCATCATCCTCGTTATTAATTTATAAAGATAAACATAAATTGGATTACTTAAATATCataaataattaatcatatatcataaaataataatatttgaatgaCAAAGATAACAATATCTTATGTCAAAAGTTAAGATGGTATAAACGATGAATAATATAGGTGAAgcaaaaattaaatgtaaaagaagacatagaaaaaaatttaaagggtaaagtattattttgattTCTCAATATTTTGTCTAAATTTTAGTTTGATTCTTAATGTTTTTAAAAGTTCTATTTTAGTCTCAAAAAGTTTCAAATGGATTCAATATTATCTCACTGTTAAATATGACATGAACAATTAACATATTAAATAGACAATAACATTTAATTTCAACACATAAGTGAAATTAATTCTCCAACGATcacatatataaattatttttcttagatTTTGGAGCGTTGATAATTAATTACTAAAGTttgagattttatacaaaaaaatgaaaaaaaaatgttaaaaaagggTTTTGATCATGTTTATataatatacaaaattaaaaagatataatttaactaaaaatattatcaacattcatgTCATCCACTTAAGTGGAATACAAATTTAccattttatatcataattatcaGAATTGAACCGAATCAGCCGAGTAAACCGAAAAACCGATAGTTTAACTGATTCGATTAGTAGACTAAGATCGGACTTGCATTTAAACTGGTCAACGATGGTTAAATCCGTTAAAAACTGATCCATTCGCACTTCAGACCCCACTAGACTCGTCGCGGATTCACGGTGCACCCACGGACCGCCGAATCATCGTAGAAACTCCCTCCAATACAACCCCAAAAATGTTAAAAGCAAGGTTTGAATATGGGGCTGCTTGTGCACACAAGCTCCCCCTTCACTATGCTAACTAGTttcttactaatatatatatgacaaaaaaatatatatataaaaaaccatgaatgaattttttttttttatccttttaagtATAGATTCACATGGATACTAAACAAGTAAAAACACatagtatataaatatattgatatattgatattgattgtgttatctt
Coding sequences:
- the LOC140177507 gene encoding pentatricopeptide repeat-containing protein At1g18485-like, coding for MISHHPLNHHVPRACGSPSELRSVFHNFPNKKDIFLYNALFSSYVLYRYIILLFVELVSVAGLLPDNFTLSCAVKACIGLIEVELREVLHALALKLGLCSDSFVGNALIVMYDKCGFVESAFKVFEKMSRRNLVSWNSIMLMFSENRLFGEICGLFKEVLLNGGSDEGSVPGITTMVTMVPMVAAMSEVNLGMLLHGLALKLSF